TTCCTCCCCAACCTTCactccccctgtcccctcccctttcacctacctttctgcctgccttcctttcctccttcttacttcctgacttcctctatttctccatctccttcctgcctctgccttttcctctcacttgcttcctgtctctctcctttacttcctttctttctcccttctacccatcccttcaaccactccttgcccttttttctccctccccttcctcctttcctcttcttccttcctttcccacagtcCGCCTCCCCCtccgctagggcccgctgtatttcttctacagcgggcttattttctagtttatgCTATAATATACTAGTCTTGTGGGAGGTGGCTCCTGAAGTTGTGGTCAGgaaaaagagttgggtgtcatGCCCTGGGTTAGGTCCGGTCATTCATATCCATAACTGTCCATTGgcctcatttccccttcctgtggCAAAACTCCCACTCCCGCCATGACGTTTCTTGGACTGTTAcacgaaaaatggacgattccaaattagtgacaaaggaaaaaaagaatctatccagtggattaataaagcttgaaaagataaagagtctcttatattatttattcaggcttcgactctgccagaacggtctctagatttgttttccgttttcaatctttcatcagtggcagtgagtccgtccttgttaatgattttaggcaaacgctcctgtatcatggagagtcaaggctgtgagctcacagccttgactctccatgatacaggagcgtttgcctaaaaacattaacaaggacggactcactgcctcATGAGGCTGCTGTCCCCCTGGGAGCTgtaacggggggggggtgtctgcacttagaggaaagggaaggagaacatTAAGTGAGGTTGATAGAAATCCTTCAGTCTGCTGAAGTTTTCAGTGGCATCCAAGCCAATCCATTGTCCTGCTTGGAGATACAATCACAGCTTTGCCGATTTCCAGAGGCTATAACAGTGGCCTTTGTGACCAGGAAATAagttctctgttccctgctttaaACCACCAATAGGGATAATAGCTGCTGCTTCTGTAGGTCAAGGCCCTCAACCTAGCATGAGTGCCCTCCGGTAACACCCGCCCCTCCATTCCTCGGGACCTTACACAGCACACACAGCCGCAGGGTCCTGTTGGCTGAGCCGTGTGCAGTCTCTGCCCAGCACTGGTACTCCCCGGCATCCTCTTTTCCGACACTGGACAGCAAGAGGACGCATGGTTCGCCCTGCCCGGTGCTCTTGAGGGTCTCGTTCTCTTTCCTCCAGCTCAGAGTAGGGTTGGGTCTGCTTGTTGCATGGCAATGCAGGCTGATGCTTTCGCCTTCTTGGACCACCGCTGACTCCAGaccccctcctgcctcccctgAGCACCAAGCTGTAAAAGGAAAGGATCCAGGTTAGGAAGGCTTTGAGACACTTGTGTTGTGGTCAGCTGTCCAGTGAGTCCCTCAAGGGGTCTTGACAAGGCCTCAGGATTTTTAAGActctggcagggaagggagagggataaGGAAGGGCACTTaaggagacatggcacttggatagctcgaatacttcgagctcctgttccactgagggtcaatcactgctgtgattgacagaatcgggttttgggtatgccaacccacccaccatctactcaggaattccttgtgaatctctggggcctctctgttccgcagggaaattaatatcccattggaacgcaagctcagtggtccagtaagtgccgtacgccattttaaaactttttttcttttctttcaactctgcaatatacaaagctcttattttaatctacaaagctaattggatacttccctgcaagactttcgactcatcacaactccggagtgaaaacatctggcagacatcagatcgagcctatcaacagtgagtggggtttcccccggcaccttctcccctggaataaactctcggcgtggaaagctgctttctttaatttaagcaagctagagtgacaggaagataagcgaatctactttgatcctctactacgatttactgcaaatgaatgctgtgaactgaggggaggacatctgctaaattccaagatattaagacatcaatcaacgcacagagatGCAAGTACTTTTCCGTTTCTccgtttctccttttccccccgtctctggctctgcttgaagccacctcgatatgaggcaggctaattctcttttctaagtagaagaaggacttaaattaactcaaactaattagtaacagctcttactgcatttgttttggttttcggagataagagataagagccgtgggtgggaagatctcacgagaattctgttccagtacattgctttaatatcaaaacagactgttgctttcattaggactctgtaggacctctactggttatttgcaaaattgcctaagactaacaaaattctaagcctagaacatgtctatgctaaaaataTTTGCTCATctattagagaaacaaactcaagatctgaaagcatttacagatggcttgcttaaaaatatgctcatggagttcaaAGGCGTCaaagaagaagtctctaacaggaatgatgaatcaataacagtggctgatgatagctctaaacaaggtggaaaattaccagcagaagagaaatttgaaactatggagatggaaaaggggatgtcggagctttgcagcctagataaggacaccctaccgaagaagacatacagccactccaaagcaacagtacacaagaaccaatcaaaagatatatggatctgctgtgaaagtaatcgattgaaaggagcttcttggaaaaaaaactgtactgatattggagcccaggaggtacaactgtttcaagattcaccgatgtatactccgagggaaagactacaactgcactttctaagccaaaggccaactggacagaacataagtcaacgggaacaacaagatgcaacaagcctcgatatgagacccccttaagaagcttggggaacggaaatgagacacagtggttgaaattcttttcctccttttccttttttccatacccatataggcaatataactagttaagaagttaatctggggtctaagatcttctaagtaaggtgaatttgtattattaaatctaacttcgtagtgtctaccagcccaaaattaaagcttaaaaggagacacttaatggaatgggtttatactaccatgtaagtgtggggtcttagatttcctatgttagctgaatttgaattatttaacatatctctgtagtgactctcagcctaaacttaaagcataactaaaaggaggcacctaactgaggaggtgtaattgtaactaacgaagactttattttactaactaatgaagactctattttatcattttttgtattaataatgtacacttatataacttaacaaccttaacaacctatatatatatatattttctttccgtacaactaagtacctaagaaaataagttaaaaggggattgaaacggggtatcaagtgtattaaacgaagagcataatcgttttctttctgtatcaataatgtagattacttgcaataatgtagattacttgcattgtattatctttaaatattacaaaaggggattgaaacggggaactaaatttattaaatgaagagcataacctttctttttctgtactaacaatgtagattgcctgtatttcattatctttaatcctggaaaataaaaataaaaatcttataaaaaaaacataaaaggaaGGGCACTTAAGCCATTTTAGACTTTATATCTCACCAACATGCTTGCGATCTGTGGCATTTGTGGAGATTTTGACAGTCTTGGGTGGATCTGAAACGCAGAGAAGGATAAGGACGTCAGAAGGGGAACCTAAGGTAAACACAGGGGGTGATGGGGACAgtcccagggggaggggagtcaaaaTAAAGGGGAGGGAGATACTCACCGGCAACGTCAAGTCGGATGCTCTTCGTAACTTGTTCCCGGATATTAGGGTACCAGACCCAGCAGGTGAGCTCTCTACCCTGATCATTTAGGGAGGGTGTGAAGGTGAAGTTGGACCCGTAAGTCCAGCTGCCGTTGATGTGCTGCTGATTCCAGTCAGTCGTCGTATATCCTCTCAGAGAAGTTGCCCATGTAATTGTGGGTTCAATCTTAACGCAGGGCCCTGGTGCCGAACAGGCGTAAAGAGCCTCCTTCCCAGAAAGCACTGCGGATGAGGCCCAGATCTGGGGTTCCTCTAACTCtaagcaaagaaaaacaaacaggacatttattttatacctcacttttgtCTTCAGTTAggacacaaagcagtttacagttttgttttcttctcctccatcttctcctcccaacaaccctataaggtagatCAGACTGAGAGACGGTGACTGACACAAAGTCAGCCAGAGAGCACCAAGGTTACCTATGCAGGTCTACCCACAGAAGCTATTCAATGGGTCTTACTCCTAGGAAAAGAGATTCAgaagggtagttgtgttggtctgaaacgacagaacaaagttggagtccagtagcacctggaaggccaacaacgtTTAGTTCTGGTTGTTGGAATGCAATCAACAAGTCATTTGAAAaaggcctaccttgcagggctgtttgtTGTATACAACCAAGGTCCTGGTTGTGTGCTCAGCAGACACACCCAGTGCGTCTGCAGGAAAAGAACTGCAGCCAGTTCCAATGGGCATACCTGGGTGtaatctgcatggggcttttgaCACACTGCCAGTTCGAATGTATTCCTCCGTCTACactgatttggggcactttaaattttccctctgtccaGTAGGCTCCAGCACagaaaggaagcaggaagcagcAACTGAGGGAAAGGAAAGCTTCTTTGCCCAGGGCTTGGAGGACagaagggatttcagtggggaaaaGAATCCCAGGCCAGCAGTGGAATGCTGAACAGAGTGACTCTCTTCTTCTCCGAGCAACACCTTCAGGGGATATAGAAGGGCCTCTCTTTGATCAGGATTGCAGGGGCGGGGGGACAGAAACAGCAATTTTCCACGGGCAAATGGCTGGGCAAACAGggctgatcccccccctcccataatgaTGCATCAGGAAAAGGAAGTGCATGTGAAGCACAGATCCCGTTTCTCGATGTTTCCATACAAGCTGCGGCTTCTCCAATAGGGAGGTGTTCAGCTTTGTTCCGTGAAAaagtacaatgaaacaaaatcagagtccggtggcaccgttaagaccgacaaagatttattcaaggcgggagctttcgagtgcaagcactcttcctgatagtagttcttagtctgaggaagagtgcttgcactcgaaagctcacaccttgaataaatctttgtcggtcttaaaggtgccaccggactctgatttggttttagtgtgttgcttcagaccaacacggctattcatttgaatctacccttgAAAAAGTGTATTTCAAACATGACCAGGATGTGACGTGTGAGGCTCTTGGGCTTCCTGTTCCTCTGTGTTCTGCACAAGGCAcgcagccagcctccaggtgggacctggggatcccccagaattatagcttacctccaggcaacagagctcagttcccctggagaacatggatgccttggaaggtgggctccgtggcattataccccactgaagtctctcccctccccacatcgcACCCTCTGCAGTTTCTactcccaaaggctcaaggctttcctcaacccagagctggcaaccccaacatAGCCGCCAGCCTGTTTCTCCCACCTCAGCACAGAAGAGACAATCAAGCCGCCAGGATATAAATCAGGAGGAAAGTCTTGCCTGTCACGAGAACTTGGAGCTTTTGAGTGATGTAGTTCCATCTCAGGGAGTTGACCTCAATGCGAAAGTAGTAGTCCCCTGCATCTTCTGACCTGGCATCAAGGATGCTGAAGGAGCAGTCGCCTTCTTCTGGTTCTCCTCTTAACTGGAAACGGGTCGACACAGAGGCCTGGAGCTCCTGCCTCTTGTCATTTGTGGCCACAAGAATACCTGGAGTATGGCGGTAGGATTCGTGGGTAAAAGAGTGTAAATGTCTGTCTTTATTCTGAAACCaataaccatagagtttcccagGGCTGGGCCTCTGTCTCTGTTTATAAGTGAAGCTGCAGGGAATGTGAACGCAGAGGCCATGCTGCACAGAGACGGAGGCAGGAACCGTCAAGTTGTAGTTCGGATTCTGGCCCTGCAAACCTTCcggagaaagaagacaggagttAACAGGCAAATCAGCAGAGGGACCGTTAATTCCTGTTTCACCTCTTCTATAGGTCTAGCCAGGCCTTCCATGCCCATTCCGGACATCGGAAATCACCCAGACAAGTCCAAAACTAACAGCTTCATGGGGATGGTGCCTGAGAGAAAGACCCAAATCCTCAAACTAGAAGCCGCATTTCTGGTGCCCAGAAGCCAGAAAGGAGAGGTGGGACGGGCAGTCCAGCCACTAACCACACAAGTGCTCGGTCATTTCCCCTGGACTGCAGGAGGGGAGATGTTTTTTGCAGCCATTCTGGGCTCCTCAGGGGTAAATCCTAATGTTTCATGGTCCCCCAACatcttattttttgtttgtttgtttgttttgtttgttttctagcCCCaaaagcaggcttggggcagttcataaCATATATAATAAACACAGCTCGCTATAAAATCgcaattaaaaacatattaaaacttCAAAAGGTCCGTTCTATTTTGTGCTGCTCAGTCTGCTTCTTCTCTCGGCGTTAACAGCAAGGTCTGACTAGGAGAAAATGCCACTTTTCTAGAGGGCCTCATTCTATCTCAGTGTTTCGGAGTccaaatgcaatttttaaaaatatcagcctTTCTGCACCAGCTAAACCCATATTTCACTCCTGTGTGATCTGGCAGGAAGACACAACACCCAGAAGTTGAACCCCCACATTTACAGTTCGGAACATCCTCTGGGGTGCCCATGCAGATGTCAATtgaggattgccaacctccaggtgggaactggagatcatccagaattccaattgctctccagatgtcagaattcaattctcctggagggaaatggctgcttcggagggcggGCTCTACAGCGTTATACCCTGCtgcattttctcccctccccaggctccaccccccaaatctgccCACCCAGGAACTGACAACCTTATCACAACAAGGCCCACTTAGCTTTAATGATGCCACAAGTGGTGATTCAGATAAAGCAGCAAGGAGTTGGCACCCGGGCTGTTGGGCAGACATGGAATGAACAGGAAacgtttgggtagtaaaaggaaaatataaatctGAAATCCAaggggtttgtttatttattttacggTTTGTACGCTCCCCTACCCcagggggctcagggtggctcacaatacataaaacaataaccCCCTAAAATTAGTAACATTAGAATTAAATCTCACAATTTCTGACAGGGGCACATAAGGCTCATTGATTAATTGTCGGTGCAAAGTGTAAGTCAGTGTGTCGGAGGCCTTAGGAAGGGAGGCCAGACTTTGTTACTCAGTGTTACgtgtggcagaacagctctgtcttacagacacCTTGGATAGTGTTCCACCTggtcggggccagggctgaaaaagccttacctctggttgaggccaatttgacctctttaaacatcccttcaaaataagatacagacacgccacaacaatgaacataaggaacatttaatttaatggaaattttaactcatgacaatgacaaatcaatgggaaccctgagcttgtttctctgcaacgtgatagtcccatctgggagtgatgggagacaatgacacccgaagtgtgttttaaggggctggggaggatgaagtaaagggccggggggggggggagaaggcgtccttcgcggcccacctccaattagtctacggaccacatgtggtctgcagcccacaggttggggatcgctaaactAAAGCATCTGTGctacatcagggcaagacaggtctTAGCAGGCAATTCTTCACAAGGAACCTCATGAAGCTGGCAATCAAGAATGATGTGTTGCATTACAGAGCATAAACATAACCTCTCCTGAAGTGGAATCTTCAGATATTGCCCAGCTAGCACCCTAGAAAGCTCTATGCCAAGTAATTTATGGTTAGAGAATTACTTTGACAATACTTATGAAAAAGGTTTAAATATCTTAGAAGGTCAACTCTAGTGTAAGAAAGAATTGTAGTATCATCGGTGTAAAGTAATAAGGGGACTGAGTGGGATCCTACTTTAGGTGGATGTCCATTGACAGATTCAAAATTTGGAGCCAAATCAtttagaaataaattaaaaaggtgAGGGGCAAGAACACATCCTTGTTTAAGACCCTTAGTAGATGGGAACTTGGATGTTAAATGGCCATTTCCAAAATATTTAACTTGGCATGAAGTTGCTTGAGGAGAAATAATAAGCAAGGCTCTCAAGAGCTCCAGTTTGTTACACAGTAGCTCTCTTGGAACAGAGTCAAACACcctttttaaatcaataaaagctGCGTACAATTTTTGTGGGTGCCAGAATGTATATGTTTATCAGCCAAAGAAGCAAGAAGGAAACAGTGATCTGTGGTGAATTTTCCTTTGATAAAAATGATTCGTTCTCGTTTGATGACGTTATCAGAGTAGAGATAATCATTCAGGTGGCGTTCTAAATGTTTGGCATACAGTTTGCTGATTATTGAGAGAAGGCTAATTGGGTGAAAATTTTTGAGAAGATTTTTGAAAACTGGAATGATTATTGAGCTTAACCAAGGATTGGGAACAATCTCGTATTGATCAATTAGTTAGATAATTatttgcgaagttgtgtccaacccaccgtgaccccatggacaattatcctccaggttttcctgacctctaccattccctggagtccatttaagttcgcaccgactgcttcagtgactccatccagccacctcattctctgtcatccccttcttcttttgccctgaatcactcccagcattaggctcttctccagggagtccttctttctcatgaggtggccaaagtatttgagtttcatcttcaggatctggccttctaaggagcaagcagggctgatctcctctaggactgaccggtttgttcgccttgcagttcaagtgacttgcaagagtcttcttcagcaccagaattcaaaagcctcagttctttgatgctcggccttccttatggtccaactttcacagccatacattgcaactgggaagaccatagccttgattagatgcatttttgttggcagagtgatgtctctgctttttaggttgctgtctagatttgccataac
Above is a window of Paroedura picta isolate Pp20150507F chromosome 5, Ppicta_v3.0, whole genome shotgun sequence DNA encoding:
- the LOC143837280 gene encoding sialic acid-binding Ig-like lectin 13 isoform X2 codes for the protein MLGKRQHQQSMYSPWKVMNPASFLATLRVLIFAVLCKGLQGQNPNYNLTVPASVSVQHGLCVHIPCSFTYKQRQRPSPGKLYGYWFQNKDRHLHSFTHESYRHTPGILVATNDKRQELQASVSTRFQLRGEPEEGDCSFSILDARSEDAGDYYFRIEVNSLRWNYITQKLQVLVTELEEPQIWASSAVLSGKEALYACSAPGPCVKIEPTITWATSLRGYTTTDWNQQHINGSWTYGSNFTFTPSLNDQGRELTCWVWYPNIREQVTKSIRLDVADPPKTVKISTNATDRKHVAWCSGEAGGGLESAVVQEGESISLHCHATSRPNPTLSWRKENETLKSTGQGEPCVLLLSSVGKEDAGEYQCWAETAHGSANRTLRLCVLYGPRLSSNQSRSTCWQEDGSLRCNCSLDSWPLPQIQWEADGQTFREDSRRGDPWVTSRARKNTVTSSLSWAAGDLDKSHDIICRGTNHLGTYTIHFLFSPHPKGSHGSLAISGLCGALAAVLLCVLCLGLIKFYKQRKAKASSKADGVEVLNSANGGHQRASEGSLIYSNIPPLGNKLPRSNQPQVVRERIPAPSLRIPSGSIPDPEELNYANVEFSKLKARKPTPMEESVEYTEVKQK